The DNA sequence TTCCATAGAGTTGATTGTACCCGAACCATTAATGAATGCGAGGCGAAAGCTTCCGCGCGAATTTCAAtactaattaaagtaattaactAAACGTCCGAATCAAAGGTTAAAGTGTAGTATGAACAATGGAGCATTTGAATTTTGGTTTCCGGCGCAATATGTAGTCAAATTATCATCCTCTAACGGTCGTGTGGTTCACCGCGATACGTAGATGACACGTTGGCTTGCAGATAAATATTGCAATTTGTCTTATCTACTCATTAACTGCATTAACTGTACACTGTACCTAACTGGTTTTATTAGCCGGGCTTAAGTCAATTAATTCGTAGTAATCATTCCAGTTTTGTCACTACAATTTGCTCGTGTAATGACTGTTGCAGTCTTTGAACCAGACATAAACATACCGATCTAACGGTGACCACTtaagttaattgacacatttttttattgtttttgttatgtaattAATGCTTTTAATTAGTCATAAAACAAAAATGCTTGTTTACCAGTAAGTATTTTTACCGCTTTTAAGTTATATTATGACGAGAAGTGCAGTAATCCAGTGGGGTTCCCATGAAATGCATACCGATACCCAAAAGTCGGTATTATTACCCACACTCTACACGTCATCGATATGCAAACGATTGCACACTCGACTCGAGTGCACTCTATTCTTTGCCACTGAGATGAGTGGCTATGACATTTGCTGCCATTGTTTCTGCTACGGAATTCGTATCGAAAAGTTTTGATCGTGAGAAAACAAAATCTTCGATGACCAATTTGAATTAAAACAAAGTTAAAATTAACTTAATATAATATGCATCAATAAATGTAGAGACGGCATAGTCTGTTATCtcattattactttttaaatcgtGCTCGATATTTGCTATTTGGGTTTTAACACTAATTTCAAGTTGATTGCTATTGTGAAGCGCTACTAATGTGAAAGAACGTTATTGATGTAGACACTCGCTCGATTAACTCGATTTTCCCCTTTCGGTTATCTATCAATTCGTTGATAAATTCACGTGTCCCGTATAAAATCGAACCATTAAATATGATGAAGATTGGCACATTGTCGTCTCGATTTATAAAATGGATGATATTTATTAGCCACCATTTACTCTTATCTAAATTAACTAATAGATAGAAggacttgtgattttttttcggATGTTTTAAAGCTAATATGAATAACACTTCCATTTTGGGtaatttacgtatttataacAAAGTCATGATACCTACttcaaagttatttaaaatcctCAAATAATCCAACTAAACATTTAAGCCAGTCGTACGACTAGAAATTTGATGTCAATTAGTAACAACTTTAACGAGAAACATTCCCCAAAATCGACGGAAGCCGCGCACGATGCACagcaacaaaaaatattgcaCACAGCTTGATCTATTTTTGAGTGCATTTCGCGCTATTTTGGCGTTCCCTCCGCAGGCAATGTGTCAATGACCCCGTTTGCGTCGTTGTTCACGCACTTTTCGGAATTTTTGGGGCGATTCATGCGGAGTTAAACGGCCACGTATTTTCAGTTGCGCCCATTTCTGTTTGTTGATTTCTATTTGCATTTTACTCGCgctgtaaatatgtatgaaTGCTCATTTGTTAATTTATAATCATTGAGTTTACTTGTAACTATAGTTTATGTAGCATATCGACTCGCGTAACAGCAATATTTAGCAAAAACACTTGCCATAGGATGGTAGAGTCGATTGTTTgcgttataaatatttaatagctTTCTATATCTTTGTACAAATGGAAAAgaaattatattataagataaataaaattctcATGTCAGTTTAATGTGCATAATAATCCTCCTAATATTGAGgagcaattaattaattaagttcgTTAGTAATTTAAAAGCAGAGCCGTTTTATATCCATGATGGTATAATAGTTATTGACATACTTAATTATCTAACGAAAACCTTGCATATATTTCAacgtacatatttaatgtaAATGCAACAAAGCATATTAATTcgatatttatgataattaGCGAAGCGAACTACAGAATTTGGATGGCCGACGAGAAGTTAAGTGTTAGCATACAAAGGGACGGCAAGGCGAGGCAACAATTTTTTATAAGCCGAAATCGGTTTTATACTATCGTCTCGCGGCGCGACGGCGGCGGACGCACACATTGGCGATGCGGTGTTGtgtcacagtagataaatcaaacagtacggaagcttcatacaaacgctcgaaatcagactcacgcacacagacgcacgctttacacgagctctaagcgaacctcgcagtccatccgtcgcgagtgtcgcgcgcgttgtgtttttaataataatttcattgtatgcactgtccgctgtatttttaaaaacatgccacgagtgtattgcgtagtgtacggctgcttgaactcggcatcttcaaaaccagaacttttattttttatacttcgtaataattctgaattgtaaaaattattaaatattactttttaaataaagtgcatacatctgattttgtaatagttctttttaaattacgtaattacgctttttaacaatttatgtgttctatttgataaagtaatttgctccgcaccacgcttttgtactaagtgatgaactgtatttaaaatgaggcaatagctatgtgaaagtaagtatccggtattttatttgtgagaatagatcttctaacggcctctaatagtacttaatcaatttattcgattatgtattcgatcattatagaacctaattaaagttttatttttttgttaactacttagtcaattaatttattccattaggtttttgataattaaaaaacctaaataaacgttttaataaataagtaagtaagaaccccATTAATtgtataaagattaagagtgccaaccctaacactcagtcgaagtgtaggtatttaactcgccgaaagggctaagtttccgtactgctttagctcatatatatactgtggtTGTGTTGTGGCGATGCGCGCGCGCACTCACGCACACAGCGGCGCGCGCCCTCCTCAGCGGGCTGCAATTCGTCGGGCGCGGCGGCTCTGCCCGCGCCCTCTCGCCCGCACGCAATTGCACTGCACTCCGCGGCGCTGCGTGCGTAAAAAGCGCACGCAGGAGGTGCGGGGCGGGCGAGAGACCGCGGACGCGCCTGCAACCGAGCCAACAGTCATCGCCAGACGCTCGCAAGAGCACGCCGCCCCCACAGGGCGTATTCACCACTGGGACGCTTGCGCAAAACAACCCCGAACGTGTTACGAACTTTTTGAAAGTGCTAAGTGTGAATTTCTTCATGAGTTTTCCGAACATTTTCCTGTAGTTTTTTATCACTTCTGGATTTTTCACAGCGGAGGGtgagtttttttattatgtagagTTTTGTAAACATTAGTTTTGGTCAAGGCTGAATTGGACTTTTCGGACTTCGATTACAGGTTTGAGctttataaagtttttttttgtttgcaatTTTGCTAGTGTAGTTTATGCTCTTGCGTGTTGTGAATAAGATTGGAATCGGATAAGCCAAGCAATGCCAATTCATTGGTAACAACAGGAGGGACGCCGGTGCTTTCATCATTCCCCTAAGTTCGATTTACCTGCCGAATAAAAGGTAAAAAGTCAATTTGGCAGTGAGGAAGGGCTGTAGAGCGAAATATGTAAATGGGGAAGGGCGGTGCAGTGGAGCAGTCGCGCCGCCAGCCGCGAACGACACGACACAGTCGCGCTCTCGCAGTGCGCCCGCTGCGCTCGCTTGCACGTCTCGCGAACTCTACCTTGTGTTTGGTGGATTGTATTATCAGTTTTTCATACGTGGGCCGTGACGCAACTGGTTTTACCATGTATCCCGGCTCTACGTTCGAGGGAGTTTTACCGGGTTCGTAATTATtgcatgttttgttttgtttgtgtttAAGTGTATTAATTAACTGTTTTTTacttaattgttttaaatactttttaactttaTATCTAgataattttgcataaattgGTTAATTTAAACCAAAGTTTTTTGtcaatataaaatgtttaattactATTTGCACATAATATGACGACATCCACTcttagtatattttatgttatttcgCTCTCtacaaattaatgattaaaaaattatatttgttaattttgagtttttattgttGCATTGTTCGCTAATTATAAACAGTTTCATAGTAGTTGTTGGTAAATAGTTTTTAGTGGAGAGATTATAATTAATTGACTGTACATCTTAATTATGTATAAACACGCCTTATCGTTGTTAATAAATTCATGTTTGTTCACAGAGTCGCAGTTTAAGAAAATGGGGAGTAGCGAAGGTCAGCAGACTTTCTGTCTAAAATGGAACCATCACAAGACGAATCTTGTGGAGATCCTGGAGGCGTTGATAAAAGTAGAGACTTATGTGGACTGCACGCTCGTGGTAGACGACCAGGTGACGTTCAAGGCTCACCGCGTGGTGCTCGCAGCCAACTCGCCCTACTTCCAGTCCATACTGGCTGACGTGCCCATGGACCACTGCAGCATCCTCTTCCCCGGGGTAAAAGACTTCGAGATGCGCGCGCTCCTCGAGTACATGTACACGGGCGAGGTGAACGTGACGCAGGCCCAGATACCGCGGATCATGAAGGTGGCCGAGCAGCTGGAAGTCAAGGGTTTGTTCGACATGACGGAGCTCCGTCGCCGGCCGGGCGCCAACGAGCGCACGCCGGCCGCGTCCCCGCCGCGAGTCGTGCCCGCGGCGCCGTCCAGCATCTCTCCGCCGGCTCCGGCGCCGCCCACGCGCTGGCCGCCACCACCGGCCGCGCCGGTTCTTTCAGCGGCCTACGAATCCGTTGACATGAACCCCCTGAAACGCAAAAAACTCTCCAGTATGTTAGCCACCCGCGATACACCCATCTTGAGGAACGTCCTCGCCCAGTCATCCCCGGTTGATTCCTCCCAACCGATTTCTCTCGTCTGCCATCCTGTTAACAATAATGGCCCTCCTCGTCTGCACTCTAATGGTTCCGCCCACGAGCCTGAGAGACCGCCGAGCCCGCAACGACCCTTTGACTATCGTCCTCGCAGATTGTCATCGAGAGCTTCGTCGCCCCATTATAATAACAGATCCGATCGCTCAGAGGATGCTCACTCTCCATACACGGAACGTTCCTTCGAGGAAGAAAATTCTCGCAATTTCCATCCCTCCCCTCCACCCGCGAATTTTCAACCAGATGTTAGAGCAGGACTCGCACCTTATGTACCACCGCAACAAAAGCCAGAGTGGAAAAGATACAAACAATATACGCGATCGGATATCATGTCCGCTATAGAATGCGTTAGAAATGGAATGAGCGCTTTACAGGCCTCTCGTAAATATGGCGTTCCATCACGTACTTTGTACGATAAAGTAAAGAAGCTGGGTATAACGACAAGTCGACCGATGAGTAGAGGAGTCAAAAGGGAGAGCAACGGTGCCGCCTTTCCTTACGGATTAAGTGGCACGGGTGGTAATGACGACGGAAATCCGACCACGCCTCTTATCGACCCATCTTTCCTTCAGCAAGCCTTAGAAGGGGCAACTAGAGATGGAGGACGCGAAGCCCTTCACGCCATGGCTCTAGCTGCAGCCGCGCACGCCGCACTCGCCCCTAGATCGCCGCCGCGATCTACACCGCAGTCACCTCGGTCACCGCTCCCCGACGACGATCATGTTGAGGATCTCTCAATTTCTCGACGTCACGATATAGAGCCACCATCCGGAGTCATAGTCCCGCCTCGAAACTTTGCCCTAGATTGCAGTAGCGAAAGAGATTGAACACAAGAAAGTCGTTTAATGCGTACATTCTGAAAAGACTGACTTAGGCGTACAAAGCTAGAAATAAGGCACTTATTGGTAGGCTACTGGTAGGACGCCACTCCGACCTGGCGCTCCGGCCGGGCGATTGCAATGGGCCCCGCGGCCACTTCTATTACTACCTctcttttctatttattttcttgAGTTATCGAAGCCCGATAACGAAATAAAATTTCCGTTACGGGGCTTCCGATGCTtatttgtgattttatttttgtttttatttcttctttgACTTTTATGATTTGTATGATTTACATCTTTGTTAATAGAATAGATGAAATAGGTTAGCTTTAATTAGATCGTAATTTGTGTTAGTTTGAGCGGTAACTGTGTAGGGCCGAAGGGCGCCTCGGGCGGGTGTCCGC is a window from the Ostrinia nubilalis chromosome 7, ilOstNubi1.1, whole genome shotgun sequence genome containing:
- the LOC135073443 gene encoding uncharacterized protein LOC135073443, coding for MGSSEGQQTFCLKWNHHKTNLVEILEALIKVETYVDCTLVVDDQVTFKAHRVVLAANSPYFQSILADVPMDHCSILFPGVKDFEMRALLEYMYTGEVNVTQAQIPRIMKVAEQLEVKGLFDMTELRRRPGANERTPAASPPRVVPAAPSSISPPAPAPPTRWPPPPAAPVLSAAYESVDMNPLKRKKLSSMLATRDTPILRNVLAQSSPVDSSQPISLVCHPVNNNGPPRLHSNGSAHEPERPPSPQRPFDYRPRRLSSRASSPHYNNRSDRSEDAHSPYTERSFEEENSRNFHPSPPPANFQPDVRAGLAPYVPPQQKPEWKRYKQYTRSDIMSAIECVRNGMSALQASRKYGVPSRTLYDKVKKLGITTSRPMSRGVKRESNGAAFPYGLSGTGGNDDGNPTTPLIDPSFLQQALEGATRDGGREALHAMALAAAAHAALAPRSPPRSTPQSPRSPLPDDDHVEDLSISRRHDIEPPSGVIVPPRNFALDCSSERD